The following proteins are co-located in the Lagopus muta isolate bLagMut1 chromosome 11, bLagMut1 primary, whole genome shotgun sequence genome:
- the LOC125698776 gene encoding uncharacterized protein LOC125698776 isoform X2, protein MPLCCQQDAAGTAALTPVLLADHGSPAPPAAGAVGQHRLHCPQGAAEHLGGLAAWQGWELRGRFQAVKGYPREVPPRPAAGRGCWPEAGPCGVRGMGGEQQEGGRAAAGQGRKHPAPLQLGSERKDERPVPGANQLLFSPQLLLPFTMCQQATVEERAVACIGRLLAFTNSCSSPKVGALVLTASGTASWLPSRSPPVSPASRLAHSLGWAPLPRSAVRPRCLSPQPCSCFMEIAAFQHKCQENQRFPILGKLAGHLILSCTSTDERTRDEAMKAVRQLFTLIPIPRWSLEQQRPKVPRLWESQLALLHQEASHDNRAIKIFQVLLKYLAYPETVNILLCTIESMTAPSLHSTELAAHMVDVLAAKTCFPPRQVWKIMKTIYNSLPSIRDRAARKSLGRALLVLASKFPKQMVSSLLVCSPTCTRAAVTMWREMLSKPPVMEKVLQELLQVLINHSEHHASPFMRDRPRVLALAAARTLPEILQLPLVLKKARAIFPKLFLALLLQVSFTTKLTQQEVEIFWEAHQQNPLTPIRCRIPAPRCTRTRCWGSRCDSHPSPPAGPRCRP, encoded by the exons ATGccgctctgctgccagcaggatgcagcaggGACGGCCGCCCTGACCCCTGTCCTCCTTGCAGATCATGGAAGCCCTGCACCGCCTGCTGCAGGGGCTGTTGGGCAGCACCGGCTCCACTGTCCTCAAGGAGCTGCAGAACATCTTGGAGGTCTGGCTGCGTGGCAAGGCTGGGAGTTGCGGGGACGGTTTCAGGCCGTGAAGGGGTATCCACGCGAGGTCCCCCCACGGCCTGCTGCGGGCAGGGGGTGCTGGCCCGAGGCCGGCCCTTGTGGGGTCAGAGGGAtgggtggggagcagcaggaaggcgGCAGGGCCGCAGCAGGACAGGGACGCAAacacccagccccactgcagctggGGAGCGAGCGGAAAGACGAGCGCCCCGTGCCGGGGGCCAaccagctgcttttctctccacagctcctgctgcccttcaCCATGTGCCAGCAGGCCACCGTGGAGGAGAGGGCCGTGGCGTGCATTGGCAGGCTGCTCGCCTTCACCAACTCCTGCTCCTCGCCCAAGGTAGGAGCCCTGGTGCTCACAGCTTCGGGGACCGCGTCCTGGCTCCCCAGCCGGAGCCCACCTGTCTCACCTGCCTCCAGGCTTGCGCACAGCCTGGGCTGGGCCCCGCTGCCCCGCTCAGCCGTGCGCCCCCGCTGTCTCTCTCCCCAGCCGTGCTCCTGCTTCATGGAAATCGCGGCCTTCCAGCACAAGTGCCAGGAGAACCAACGTTTCCCTATACTGGGGAAGCTGGCCGGGCACCTCATCCTCTCCTGCACCTCCACGGATGAGAGGACGAGAGACGAGGCGATGAAGGCTGTCCGTCAGCTTTTCACCCTCATCCCCATACCAA GATGGTCGCTGGAGCAGCAGAGGCCCAAGGTGCCACGGCTCTGGGAGAGCCAGCTAGCTTTGCTCCACCAGGAGGCTTCCCACGACAACAGAGCCATTAAGATCTTTCAG GTCCTTCTGAAATACCTGGCGTACCCTGAAACGGTCAACATATTACTTTGCACCATCGAGAGCATGACAGCGCCAAGCCTCCACAGCACCGAGCTGGCTGCCCACATGGTGGATGTGCTCGCTGCAAAGACTTGCTTCCCTCCACGGCAG GTGTGGAAGATCATGAAGACCATCTACAACAGCCTGCCGTCCATCAGAGACAGGGCAGCTCGCAAGAGCCTGGGCAGGGCCCTGCTCGTGCTGGCCAGCAAATTCCCCAAGCAGATGGTCAGCAGCCTGCTGGTCTGCTCCCCCACCTGCACCAG GGCCGCTGTCACCATGTGGAGGGAAATGCTCTCAAAGCCCCcggtcatggagaaggtgctgcaggagctgctccaagTGCTGATAAACCATTCTGAGCACCACGCGTCACCGTTCATGAGGGACAGGCCACGTGTCCTTGCCCTGGCC gctgcaAGGACCCTACCGGAGATACTCCAGCTGCCTCTGGTCCTGAAGAAGGCCCGGGCCATCTTCCCAAAGCTCTTCCTGGCCCTCCTCCTGCAAGTGTCCTTCACCACCAAGCTGACACAGCAGGAGGTGGAGATCTTCTGGGAGGCGCACCAGCAGAACCCGCTCACTCCCATCAGGTGCCGCATCCCCGCCCCCCGCTGCACCAGGACCCGGTGCTGGGGCTCCCGATGCGACTCGCACCCTTCTCCACCTGCAGGTCCGCGGTGCAGGCCATGa
- the LOC125698776 gene encoding uncharacterized protein LOC125698776 isoform X1 produces MPLCCQQDAAGTAALTPVLLADHGSPAPPAAGAVGQHRLHCPQGAAEHLGGLAAWQGWELRGRFQAVKGYPREVPPRPAAGRGCWPEAGPCGVRGMGGEQQEGGRAAAGQGRKHPAPLQLGSERKDERPVPGANQLLFSPQLLLPFTMCQQATVEERAVACIGRLLAFTNSCSSPKVGALVLTASGTASWLPSRSPPVSPASRLAHSLGWAPLPRSAVRPRCLSPQPCSCFMEIAAFQHKCQENQRFPILGKLAGHLILSCTSTDERTRDEAMKAVRQLFTLIPIPRWSLEQQRPKVPRLWESQLALLHQEASHDNRAIKIFQVLLKYLAYPETVNILLCTIESMTAPSLHSTELAAHMVDVLAAKTCFPPRQVWKIMKTIYNSLPSIRDRAARKSLGRALLVLASKFPKQMVSSLLVCSPTCTRYGAHGPQGSLPLPSPRHPTAVSQARAAMLTALGTCRAAVTMWREMLSKPPVMEKVLQELLQVLINHSEHHASPFMRDRPRVLALAAARTLPEILQLPLVLKKARAIFPKLFLALLLQVSFTTKLTQQEVEIFWEAHQQNPLTPIRCRIPAPRCTRTRCWGSRCDSHPSPPAGPRCRP; encoded by the exons ATGccgctctgctgccagcaggatgcagcaggGACGGCCGCCCTGACCCCTGTCCTCCTTGCAGATCATGGAAGCCCTGCACCGCCTGCTGCAGGGGCTGTTGGGCAGCACCGGCTCCACTGTCCTCAAGGAGCTGCAGAACATCTTGGAGGTCTGGCTGCGTGGCAAGGCTGGGAGTTGCGGGGACGGTTTCAGGCCGTGAAGGGGTATCCACGCGAGGTCCCCCCACGGCCTGCTGCGGGCAGGGGGTGCTGGCCCGAGGCCGGCCCTTGTGGGGTCAGAGGGAtgggtggggagcagcaggaaggcgGCAGGGCCGCAGCAGGACAGGGACGCAAacacccagccccactgcagctggGGAGCGAGCGGAAAGACGAGCGCCCCGTGCCGGGGGCCAaccagctgcttttctctccacagctcctgctgcccttcaCCATGTGCCAGCAGGCCACCGTGGAGGAGAGGGCCGTGGCGTGCATTGGCAGGCTGCTCGCCTTCACCAACTCCTGCTCCTCGCCCAAGGTAGGAGCCCTGGTGCTCACAGCTTCGGGGACCGCGTCCTGGCTCCCCAGCCGGAGCCCACCTGTCTCACCTGCCTCCAGGCTTGCGCACAGCCTGGGCTGGGCCCCGCTGCCCCGCTCAGCCGTGCGCCCCCGCTGTCTCTCTCCCCAGCCGTGCTCCTGCTTCATGGAAATCGCGGCCTTCCAGCACAAGTGCCAGGAGAACCAACGTTTCCCTATACTGGGGAAGCTGGCCGGGCACCTCATCCTCTCCTGCACCTCCACGGATGAGAGGACGAGAGACGAGGCGATGAAGGCTGTCCGTCAGCTTTTCACCCTCATCCCCATACCAA GATGGTCGCTGGAGCAGCAGAGGCCCAAGGTGCCACGGCTCTGGGAGAGCCAGCTAGCTTTGCTCCACCAGGAGGCTTCCCACGACAACAGAGCCATTAAGATCTTTCAG GTCCTTCTGAAATACCTGGCGTACCCTGAAACGGTCAACATATTACTTTGCACCATCGAGAGCATGACAGCGCCAAGCCTCCACAGCACCGAGCTGGCTGCCCACATGGTGGATGTGCTCGCTGCAAAGACTTGCTTCCCTCCACGGCAG GTGTGGAAGATCATGAAGACCATCTACAACAGCCTGCCGTCCATCAGAGACAGGGCAGCTCGCAAGAGCCTGGGCAGGGCCCTGCTCGTGCTGGCCAGCAAATTCCCCAAGCAGATGGTCAGCAGCCTGCTGGTCTGCTCCCCCACCTGCACCAGGTACGGGGCCCACGGCCCTCAGggctcccttcccctcccctcccctcgccACCCCACGGCTGTCAGCCAGGCGAGGGCAGCCATGCTGACAGCCCTGGGGACCTGCAGGGCCGCTGTCACCATGTGGAGGGAAATGCTCTCAAAGCCCCcggtcatggagaaggtgctgcaggagctgctccaagTGCTGATAAACCATTCTGAGCACCACGCGTCACCGTTCATGAGGGACAGGCCACGTGTCCTTGCCCTGGCC gctgcaAGGACCCTACCGGAGATACTCCAGCTGCCTCTGGTCCTGAAGAAGGCCCGGGCCATCTTCCCAAAGCTCTTCCTGGCCCTCCTCCTGCAAGTGTCCTTCACCACCAAGCTGACACAGCAGGAGGTGGAGATCTTCTGGGAGGCGCACCAGCAGAACCCGCTCACTCCCATCAGGTGCCGCATCCCCGCCCCCCGCTGCACCAGGACCCGGTGCTGGGGCTCCCGATGCGACTCGCACCCTTCTCCACCTGCAGGTCCGCGGTGCAGGCCATGa